A genomic region of Miscanthus floridulus cultivar M001 chromosome 3, ASM1932011v1, whole genome shotgun sequence contains the following coding sequences:
- the LOC136545238 gene encoding malonyl-CoA:anthocyanidin 5-O-glucoside-6''-O-malonyltransferase-like translates to MAVTPDQQQPPAATGSTSPRLRVHVHETTLVPPSPSPPETSLPLTFYDVFYLNSPPVERLFLYRLAPDADVAAIISNLRDSLHRALRAFYPLAGRVRLTPGTSDRYEMHYRPGDDAVTFTVAECDGDDAETHFDGLTTDEPREVAKIATLVPPLPEGGRLLAVQTTLLPALRGLAIGVTVHHAACDGSASTHFLHTWAAACRGGGAEAPLPPPVIDRTLLPDPRRLYDVFVQGAPRSEELESFKMSADQLLATFALSKDDLKRVKDAVADEATRRGVAPLRCSSLVATFGFVWSCYQRAKEGNGGGAGEGPVTCMALAVDHRSRMKPPLPDKYLGNCVGPAFALAPTGELAAAGAGGLFSACAAVASSIDEAVRDIGTSSMEAWMDRIREVLPMGNLLTVSGSPRFRVYDLDFGFGRPAQVDVVPVSRICTVAVAESRGGDGGIEVGVSLPPAAMVSYKKCFADAIAWLHHQKT, encoded by the coding sequence ATGGCCGTGACGCCGGACCAGCAGCAGCCACCTGCAGCGACTGGTTCGACATCTCCTCGCCTCCGCGTACACGTACACGAAACCACCCTCGTGCCGCCGTCTCCGTCACCGCCGGAGACCTCGCTCCCGCTCACCTTCTACGACGTCTTCTATCTTAACTCCCCGCCCGTCGAGCGCCTCTTCCTCTACCGCCTCGCCCCGGATGCCGACGTCGCCGCCATCATCTCCAACCTCCGGGACTCGTTGCACCGGGCCCTCCGCGCCTTCTACCCGCTCGCCGGCCGCGTCCGCCTCACCCCCGGCACATCCGACCGCTACGAGATGCACTACCGCCCGGGTGACGACGCCGTCACCTTCACCGTCGCCGAGTGCGACGGCGACGACGCGGAAACGCACTTCGACGGCCTCACCACCGACGAGCCGCGGGAGGTTGCCAAGATCGCCACGCTCGTGCCGCCGCTGCCCGAGGGCGGCAGGCTGCTCGCCGTTCAGACCACGCTCCTGCCCGCGCTCCGAGGTCTCGCCATCGGCGTCACCGTGCACCACGCCGCCTGCGACGGCTCTGCATCCACGCACTTCCTGCACACCTGGGCGGCCGCCTGCAGAGGCGGCGGCGCCgaagcgccgctgccgccgcctgtCATCGACCGGACTCTCCTCCCCGACCCAAGGCGCCTGTACGACGTCTTCGTCCAAGGGGCGCCGAGAAGCGAAGAGTTGGAGTCCTTCAAGATGTCCGCCGACCAGCTCTTGGCCACGTTCGCTCTGTCCAAGGACGACCTGAAGCGCGTCAAGGACGCCGTGGCCGACGAGGCTACGAGGCGCGGCGTCGCGCCGCTCCGGTGCTCCTCTCTGGTCGCCACCTTCGGCTTCGTCTGGTCGTGCTACCAGCGAGCCAAGGAGGGCAACGGTGGCGGCGCTGGAGAGGGCCCGGTGACCTGCATGGCGTTAGCCGTCGACCACCGCTCGCGGATGAAGCCTCCCCTGCCGGACAAGTACCTGGGCAACTGCGTCGGCCCAGCGTTCGCGCTGGCACCAACGGGCGAGCTGGCCGCGGCTGGCGCAGGAGGGCTCTTCAGCGCGTGCGCCGCCGTCGCCTCCTCCATTGACGAAGCTGTACGCGACATCGGGACGTCGAGCATGGAGGCGTGGATGGACCGCATCAGGGAGGTGCTCCCCATGGGTAATTTACTGACCGTGTCCGGCTCGCCGAGGTTCCGCGTCTACGACCTGGACTTCGGATTCGGCCGGCCGGCGCAGGTGGACGTCGTGCCCGTGTCGAGGATCTGCACAGTGGCGGTGGCGGAGAGCCGGGGTGGCGACGGCGGGATAGAGGTGGGGGTCTCTCTTCCGCCGGCTGCCATGGTGAGCTACAAGAAGTGCTTCGCGGATGCTATCGCGTGGCTCCACCACCAGAAGACATGA